A genomic stretch from Mastacembelus armatus chromosome 7, fMasArm1.2, whole genome shotgun sequence includes:
- the LOC113145655 gene encoding ankyrin repeat domain-containing protein SOWAHB isoform X2, whose amino-acid sequence MSDVSEESLLDYFYSAGGNSGRVKNADVLKTFKPFIGHGDLQLRAKYREEFKLIIDRIAVVKSENGEKYLVLKKKYRQLLHERDAKQHGTNGKGQRELSQARTTAAVQWDATDASTSFHQKQQRDELISRREPDSAVEDQQAEAVTIQHALLLPPVIQVQELSAQSNGEDELDSKSELEQDEECTGSMGSAAVALDPIEKEWIYSAAGARIPDLSQLLRQDPSLANKKDFTSTALHWAAKHGNEDMATLVVNAGADVNTKSHGYTPLHIAALHGHRHILDLLIGTYGAKENLRDYSGHLACHYLNSQEAEAPEEDCELQFQVTQARERNKNKKLVSLFHSKKKWGSAEELAPIEEERTAPHQLNLPPFRPRKFSR is encoded by the exons ATGAGTGATGTGAGTGAAGAGTCGTTGCTGGATTATTTCTACTCCGCCGGAGGCAATTCAGGCAGAGTCAAAAACGCAGATGTACTGAAGACATTTAAGCCTTTCATTGGCCACGGTGACTTGCAGTTACGTG CTAAGTACCGAGAGGAATTTAAGCTCATTATTGACCGAATTGCTGTGGTGAAGTCAGAGAAT GGTGAGAAGTACCTTGTCCTCAAAAAGAAATACAGGCAGCTACTACATGAACGAGACGCCAAGCAACATGGGACCAATGGGAAGGGACAGAGAGAGTTGAGCCAAGCCAGAACAACGGCCGCTGTACAATGGGATGCAACAGATGCCTCCACTTCTTTCCATCAGAAGCAACAACGGGATGAGCTGATATCACGAAGAGAGCCTGACAGTGCTGTGGAG GATCAGCAGGCAGAAGCAGTCACAATACAGCatgctctgctgctgcctcctgtcATCCAAGTCCAGGAACTTTCAGCACAAAGCAATGGAGAGGATGAGCTAGACTCAAAG tctGAATTGGAGCAAGACGAGGAGTGTACAGGCAGCATGGGCTCCGCTGCTGTTGCT CTGGATCCTATAGAGAAGGAATGGATATATTCTGCTGCCGGTGCACGGATTCCTGACCTCTCTCAGCTGCTCCGACAGGATCCCTCCCTGGCAAACAAGAAG GACTTCACCTCA ACAGCGCTGCACTGGGCTGCCAAACATGGCAATGAAGACATGGCCACTCTGGTGGTTAATGCTGGTGCTGATGTCAACACCAAATCA CAT GGGTACACACCTTTACACATTGCAGCATTACACGGTCACCGGCATATTCTAGACCTTCTCATAGGGACTTATG GGGCTAAAGAAAACTTAAGGGACTATAGTGGCCATCTTGCCTGTCATTATCTGAACAGTCAAGAAGCAGAGGCTCCAGAGGAAGACTGTGAGCTGC AGTTTCAGGTCACTCAGGCTAGAGAGCGAAATAAGAACAAGAAATTGGTATCGTTGTTCCACTCTAAGAAGAAGTGGGGCTCAGCAGAGGAGCTGGCTCCAATAGAGGAGGAGAGGACGGCGCCACATCAGCTCAATCTTCCTCCGTTCAGACCCCGAAAATTCTCTCGCTGA
- the LOC113145655 gene encoding ankyrin repeat domain-containing protein SOWAHA isoform X1 gives MSDVSEESLLDYFYSAGGNSGRVKNADVLKTFKPFIGHGDLQLRAKYREEFKLIIDRIAVVKSENGEKYLVLKKKYRQLLHERDAKQHGTNGKGQRELSQARTTAAVQWDATDASTSFHQKQQRDELISRREPDSAVEDQQAEAVTIQHALLLPPVIQVQELSAQSNGEDELDSKSELEQDEECTGSMGSAAVALDPIEKEWIYSAAGARIPDLSQLLRQDPSLANKKDFTSTALHWAAKHGNEDMATLVVNAGADVNTKSHGGYTPLHIAALHGHRHILDLLIGTYGAKENLRDYSGHLACHYLNSQEAEAPEEDCELQFQVTQARERNKNKKLVSLFHSKKKWGSAEELAPIEEERTAPHQLNLPPFRPRKFSR, from the exons ATGAGTGATGTGAGTGAAGAGTCGTTGCTGGATTATTTCTACTCCGCCGGAGGCAATTCAGGCAGAGTCAAAAACGCAGATGTACTGAAGACATTTAAGCCTTTCATTGGCCACGGTGACTTGCAGTTACGTG CTAAGTACCGAGAGGAATTTAAGCTCATTATTGACCGAATTGCTGTGGTGAAGTCAGAGAAT GGTGAGAAGTACCTTGTCCTCAAAAAGAAATACAGGCAGCTACTACATGAACGAGACGCCAAGCAACATGGGACCAATGGGAAGGGACAGAGAGAGTTGAGCCAAGCCAGAACAACGGCCGCTGTACAATGGGATGCAACAGATGCCTCCACTTCTTTCCATCAGAAGCAACAACGGGATGAGCTGATATCACGAAGAGAGCCTGACAGTGCTGTGGAG GATCAGCAGGCAGAAGCAGTCACAATACAGCatgctctgctgctgcctcctgtcATCCAAGTCCAGGAACTTTCAGCACAAAGCAATGGAGAGGATGAGCTAGACTCAAAG tctGAATTGGAGCAAGACGAGGAGTGTACAGGCAGCATGGGCTCCGCTGCTGTTGCT CTGGATCCTATAGAGAAGGAATGGATATATTCTGCTGCCGGTGCACGGATTCCTGACCTCTCTCAGCTGCTCCGACAGGATCCCTCCCTGGCAAACAAGAAG GACTTCACCTCA ACAGCGCTGCACTGGGCTGCCAAACATGGCAATGAAGACATGGCCACTCTGGTGGTTAATGCTGGTGCTGATGTCAACACCAAATCA CAT GGG GGGTACACACCTTTACACATTGCAGCATTACACGGTCACCGGCATATTCTAGACCTTCTCATAGGGACTTATG GGGCTAAAGAAAACTTAAGGGACTATAGTGGCCATCTTGCCTGTCATTATCTGAACAGTCAAGAAGCAGAGGCTCCAGAGGAAGACTGTGAGCTGC AGTTTCAGGTCACTCAGGCTAGAGAGCGAAATAAGAACAAGAAATTGGTATCGTTGTTCCACTCTAAGAAGAAGTGGGGCTCAGCAGAGGAGCTGGCTCCAATAGAGGAGGAGAGGACGGCGCCACATCAGCTCAATCTTCCTCCGTTCAGACCCCGAAAATTCTCTCGCTGA